DNA sequence from the Streptomyces sp. HUAS 15-9 genome:
GTGGTGTTCACGCTCACCATCGAGTCGGCACTGCGTTTGCAGGAACGTGGCTGGGAGCGGTCGGGAATCCAGCTGGTCGCCTACGGCACAACGGTCTTCGCCGCGCTCCTGCTGTCGTATCGCTATCTGCCGATGGAAATGGCCAGGTATCCATTGGTGTTCGGCCCGCTTCTCATTCTGGCGATGACGTCGGTGATCTACGGCTATGTACGGACCACCAAGCTGTGGGAACCGAAGGCCGTACCAGTACGGCAAGCGGAACTGCAACCCGAACTCGGGGCTGTTCCGTAACCGCTCTCCGCCGCTTGGTCGGCGAACCCTCGGCTGCGTGCCCCGGAAGTCTGAGCGGGGCACGCAGCGGACCTGTGGGACAGGTGAACGGCTACACGGCGAGCCAGACTGCCTCGTCGGGCGCGAGCAGGCCGCCCTCCACGGTGCCACTGGCGAGCAGGACCGTGGTGTGGTCGGGGAGCCGGTAGGGCGTGGATGCCAGGTTGACCGCGGCGACGAAGCCCGGTTCGCGCCGGAAGGCGAGGACTCCGGTCGGGGCGTCCAGCCACGTCAAGCCGCCGTCGCCGAGAGCGGGGTGTGCGCGGCGCAGGCGCAGGGCCGTGCGGTACAGCTCCAGCATGGACGTCGCGTCCCCGGTCTGCGCCGCCACGCTCCGCCCCCCCCAGCCCGCCGGCTGCGGCAGCCAGGGGGCGGCCGCAGCGTCCTCGGGGCTGAAGCCGAACGGGGCGCTGTGGCCGGACCAGGGGATCGGTACCCGGCAGCCGTCGCGCCCGCGGTCGGAGTGTCCGGACCGCTCCCAGATGGGGTCCTGCAGCACCGCCTCCGGCAGGTCCTCGACCTCGGGCAGGCCGAGTTCCTCGCCCTGATAGATGTAGGCGCCGCCGGGCAGGGCGAGCATCAGCAGGGCGGCGGCGCGGGCGCGCCGCGTACCCAGTTCGAGGTCCAGGGGGCCTTCGGGCCGGTAGGGCTCGTTGGCGACCCACTGCTTGACCGTCCCACGGCCGTAACGGCTGGGGTGGCGCGTGACGTCGTGGTTGGACAGGACCCAGGTGGCCGGTGCGCCCACCGCGCCGAGCATGGCAAGGGAGTCGTCGATGACGGCGCGCAAATCCTTCGCGTTCCAACTCGACATCAGGAAGTCGAAGTTGAAGGCGGTGTGCAGGCCGTCCCGGCGGACGTAGGCGGCGAGCCGCTCAGGGGTGTCGGCCCATGCCTCGGCGACGAAGGACCGGTCACCGGGGAACTCGTCGGCCACCTTGCGCCAGGCGCGGTAGATGTCGTGCACCTCGTCACGGTCCCAGTGGGGGTGATCGACGTGCTGCCGGGCCTGCTCCCGCGCGGGTTCGCGGGAGACGGGCGGACCCGGCCGGGCCTGCTCCTGGCGGGGCGGCAGGTCGGACAGTTCGGGGTCCTTGACGAGTCCGTGGGCCACGTCGATACGGAACCCGTCCACCCCCCGGCTGAACCAGAACCGCAGTACCGACTCGAACTCGGCCCGCACCTCGGGGTGTTCCCAGTTGAGGTCCGGCTGCTCGGGGGCGAACAGGTGCAGATACCAGTCCCCGTCGGGCAGTCGGGTCCAGGCCGGGCCGCCGAAGCACGAAACCCAGTCGTTGGGTGGTTCGGCGCCGCCGGGTCCCCGGCCGGGCCGGAATACGTAGCGCTCCCGCTCGGGGCTGCCCGGTCCAGCGGTCAGCGCCGCCCGGAACCACGCGTGCCGGTCGGAGGTGTGGTTGGGCACGATGTCGGGGATGACGCGGATCCCGTGCCGGTGCGCCTCCTCGATGAGTTGCTCGGCCTCGGCCAGGGTGCCGAACAGCGGGTCGATCTCGCGGTAGTCGGCGACGTCGTAACCGTGGTCCGCCATCGGTGACTTGTACCACGGGTTGATCCAGATGGCGTCGATGCCGAGGGACTTGAGATAGGGCAGGCGGGAGCGGAGGCCGGCGATGTCACCGACACCGTCACCGTTCCCGTCGGCGAAACTGCGGATGTAGACCTGGTAGATGACGGCGCTGCGCCACCACGGTGCGGTACCGGACATACGGCTGCGTTACTCCTTGGAGGATGAGGGCAGGACGGCGTGCCGCCCGGGGTCTACTTCGCCGCGCCGGCGGTGAGTCCGGCGACGATACGGCGCTGGAAGAGCAGCACCATGACCACCAGGGGGACGGTGACCAGGACCCCCGCTGCCATCTGGCTGCCGAACGGGGTCTCGAACTGGGTGGCGCCGGAGAACTTGGAGATGGAGACGGGGGCCGTCTGCATGGCGGGCTTGTTCGTCATCGACAGGGCGATGAGGAACTCGTTCCAGGCGGCGATGAAGGTGATGATCGCCGTGGTGAAGATGCCCGGTGCGGCCAGCGGAATGATGATCTTGCGGAAGGCCTGGCCCCTGGTACAGCCGTCGATCATGGCGGCGTGCTCCAGCTCGTCCGGCATCTGCCGGAAGAACGTGGTCAGGTTCCACACCGCCAGCGGGAGCGCGAACGACATGCTCGGCACGATCATGGCCTGGTAGGTGTTGATCCAGCCGATGTCCGTGAACAGCTTCAGCAGCGGGACCACGATCGACACCACCGGGAACATCGAGGTGGCGATGATCAGCGTGAGGATCAGCCGCTTGAAGCGGAACTCCAGCCGAGCCATCGCATAGGCGGTGAACGTGGCCAGCAGCAGCGCCAGTGCGGTGGTGATGCCGGCGACGATCAGGCTGTTGAGCAGCGCTCGTGTGAACCCCTGGGACGGGTCGAACACCGCCCGGTAGTTCTCGAGCGACGGCCGGGAGGGAAGCAGCGAGGTGTCGAAGATGTCCGAGGTGCGCCGCAGGCTGGAGACCAGCATCCAGTAGAACGGGGCCAGGCAGTAGGCCACCACCGCGGCAACACCCACGTACAGCAGCCGGCTTCGCCATTTCGCCGTGATGGTCATGCCGTCACCTCCGCGCGGCGCGGCGCCGTGATACGCAGCCGCCTGTTCCTGCCTTCGCTGCCGCGTGCGGCGCCGCCACCTACGAGGTCGGCGCCGAGGAGCCGGACGAAGGCGAGCGCGATGAGAAAGACGTAGAGGAAGAGGAGTACCGCATAGGCGGAGGCCGGACCGAAGCGGACGTTGGAGGCCTCGTTCTGCGCGAGCATGG
Encoded proteins:
- a CDS encoding glycoside hydrolase family 13 protein, with the translated sequence MSGTAPWWRSAVIYQVYIRSFADGNGDGVGDIAGLRSRLPYLKSLGIDAIWINPWYKSPMADHGYDVADYREIDPLFGTLAEAEQLIEEAHRHGIRVIPDIVPNHTSDRHAWFRAALTAGPGSPERERYVFRPGRGPGGAEPPNDWVSCFGGPAWTRLPDGDWYLHLFAPEQPDLNWEHPEVRAEFESVLRFWFSRGVDGFRIDVAHGLVKDPELSDLPPRQEQARPGPPVSREPAREQARQHVDHPHWDRDEVHDIYRAWRKVADEFPGDRSFVAEAWADTPERLAAYVRRDGLHTAFNFDFLMSSWNAKDLRAVIDDSLAMLGAVGAPATWVLSNHDVTRHPSRYGRGTVKQWVANEPYRPEGPLDLELGTRRARAAALLMLALPGGAYIYQGEELGLPEVEDLPEAVLQDPIWERSGHSDRGRDGCRVPIPWSGHSAPFGFSPEDAAAAPWLPQPAGWGGRSVAAQTGDATSMLELYRTALRLRRAHPALGDGGLTWLDAPTGVLAFRREPGFVAAVNLASTPYRLPDHTTVLLASGTVEGGLLAPDEAVWLAV
- a CDS encoding carbohydrate ABC transporter permease, encoding MTITAKWRSRLLYVGVAAVVAYCLAPFYWMLVSSLRRTSDIFDTSLLPSRPSLENYRAVFDPSQGFTRALLNSLIVAGITTALALLLATFTAYAMARLEFRFKRLILTLIIATSMFPVVSIVVPLLKLFTDIGWINTYQAMIVPSMSFALPLAVWNLTTFFRQMPDELEHAAMIDGCTRGQAFRKIIIPLAAPGIFTTAIITFIAAWNEFLIALSMTNKPAMQTAPVSISKFSGATQFETPFGSQMAAGVLVTVPLVVMVLLFQRRIVAGLTAGAAK